Genomic segment of Deltaproteobacteria bacterium:
TACGCCCGAGATCAACATGTTTCTGGCGGTATGCCCCCGCATCTTCCCGCATCCGTTGTTCGGGTCTTATCGGACTAGTTTCTGTACCTCTCGCGGTGCTCGTCTTGTCGTGCCAGTTCGGCGATACCCCCCTTCCCGAACTTGTTCAATTTCACCCCACCGGATAATCTGGGAAAGGATGACATGACGCATAGTTCATCCGGAAGCTTATGGGGCGCTACTTTACCCTTCAGGAAGTCTCTCAGGGATTTCAGCGTGACTTCGTGACCCGGCTTTGGAATCACGCAGGCACAGGTGCTCTCTCCCAAGACCGGGTTGGGGGTGGCCACCACGCAGACTTCTTCAACGTCCGGGTGGTCCGCGAGGAGGGACTCGAGTTCATAAGGGTAGATCTTGTAACCGCCGCGATTGATCAGGTCCTTGGTCCTTCCGTATATCTTGAAATAATCGTCTTTCTCTCTGGAAACCAGATCGCCCATATGCAGCCACCCGTCGATGATCTGTTTTCGGGTCTCCTCCGGGTTTCGCCAGTACCCCTTCAGTACGTGCCAGCCCGAAAGGGTCAACTCTCCCACCTGACCTTCCGGTAGTTCTTCCCTGGTCTCCGGGTCCACCACCCGGACCCGGGTGTCTGCGATGGGCCGGCCGATGTACGCTTCCCTGACCTCCAGGGAGGAGGGATAGGGACACATGATTCCCACCCCCGGGCCTACTTCCGATGCCCCCCAAAAAGAGGTCAGGTAAACGTTCATTTCCCTTTCCACCTCGGTGATCAGTCCTTCGGGTGCGACTTGGCCGGCGATGAGTCCGGCCCTCAAGGAGCTTAGATCGTATTTTTTTCGCGCAGGGTGATTCAACTCCAGGATGTAGTGGGCGGGAGCTGCCGGCTGAAGGGTCACCTTCTCCTTCTCGATTAGGGAAAAGGCCTTTTCCGGTTCGAATTTCTCCATGAGTACGAGGGTCGACTGGAGGAGCAGGGGCTGAATCAGGAGCGCGCCGCAGCCGTAAGAATGGGACATGGGCAATACCCCGAGGAAGACATCCTCGGAAGTGGCCTTCACGCCCAGTGAATACTGCCAGCCGGCACGAACGGACTGGTAGTGGGTGATCATGGCTCCCTTGGGCCTTCCTGTGGTCCCGGAGGTGTAGATCAGCATGGCCAGATCTTCTTCGGGCCGGATGACAGGGCGGGAATAAGTCCCGGACCGGCCCTGTTCAACAAGGTCCTCGAACCGGTGGACACCTTCTCCTTCCCCTTCACCTACCAGGATGATCTTTTCCAGTTCCGGAAGGTTCCCCCTCAACTCCCGGATGGCCTCCAGGTAATCATATCCGTCCCATTCCCTGAAAACGGCGACGCCCTTGGCCCCGGAGTTTCGGAGGATGAATTCCGCCTCGGCCCTCCGATAGTTGGGATTTACCCAGGCGACGATCACCCCCAGTTTCTCGAGTGCGTAAAAGGTGACGATGAATTCAATGGAACTTTTCATGTAGATCGCCACACGGTCTCCTTTTTCGAAGCCTAATGCTGAAAAAGAGCAGGCGAGGGCGTCGGCCATGGCATTCAGTTCACGGTAAGTGATCCGGCGCTCTCCGTCCACAACGGCCACTTTGTCAGGGACTGCGGATGCTCCCCGTTCCAGGACCATTCCGACATCAAGGCCTTTGTAAATCTCCATAAAAAGACCTCCCGGGCATTTGAAGTCATAAGATCGTGTTATTGCCGTATCGTATTGATAACCTGAATGATCGAGAAGGTTATTTGGTTTCAGCATGTGAAACCAAATTTTATTTTGCGACTATACTTGGTCCAATTTCCGGTGTCAATTAAAAAAGTAGCATTTTTCAACTAGTTTTGTGGGTCTGTTTGATGCCTTTGTTCTTGACATGGAAAGGGGGCAATGATAAAAACTCAAATATTGAAAATGCATTTCATATTGTGAAATCATGCGATGGGTGAGTATCTGCTGATAGGAACTGTATGAATTCAGAGAGTTTGTCGAAATTTCGCAAAAATGACCATTTATGGGGACGGAAATAGTGAGAGAAAAGAGCCGGTAACGCACCCCTCATGGGGCTTCCCTCTGGATTAAGAGGGGCAGGGCGAAAGGTAGGATCAATCATACCGAGGAAGAAAGGAATGGGCGATGGCAAAGACCGAGGTGATATTGACCGACTGTACCCTTTGCTACCATAGCTGCGGATGCAAGGTGAGTGTAGAGAACGGCCGGGCCGTTAAGGTCGAGGGGCTTGAATCTCACCCTATCAACAGGGGGAAACTGTGTCCCAAGGGGGAGGCGGCCCTTGAAAATATCTACCATCCCGATCGCCTGAAGTATCCCCTCAAAAGGACGGCAAACGGATTTGAGAGGATCGGCTGGGATCAGGCCCTGGATGAGATCGCCGCGGTCCTGGACCGGCTGAGAAGGGATTACGGCCCACAGGTATTGGGGGTTTTCAGTGGATCCATCGGGGTGGAAAACCTCGAAATGGCCGGCCTGACCCAACGATTCAAGGCGGCATACGGGTCGCCCAACTTCTTTTCAGTGGAAAGTGTCTGCTACCGGATGCGGATCCGTACTCGGCAGATGACCTTCGGAAAGTACCCTACCGAGGAACTGGATTCCAAACTCTATATCCTGTGGGGACACAACCCGGACGCCTCTGATTTTCCCTTGAAATTGGCCCTGGAAGAAAATCTTGCAAAGGGCTCAAAGCTTGTGGTGATCGATCCGAAGCGTATACCCCTGGCGGACAGGGCGGACATGTACTTGCAGATCCGCCCCGGGACGGACGGAGCTTTGGCCTTGGCCATGATCCATGTGATCATCAACGAGGAACTCTACGATAAGGAGTTTGTCGAAAAATACACCTTGGGATTCGACCGCCTGGTCCCCCACATCCAGCAGTACTCCCCTGAGTGGGCGGAGAAGGTGACCTGGGTTTCGGCTGAGGACATTAGAAAACTCGCCCGCCTCTTCGCCGGCACCAAGGGGGCAGGGATCTACCAGGGCACTTGTACACAGGACCAGACAGCCAACGGGACCCAGAACAGCAGGGCCTTTTCCATCCTCCAGGCCATCACCGGCAATATCAACGTGCCGGGGGGCTGGGTGATCAGCCCCCGCTTGGCCTTTGGCAATGTGGGGTTGCGGGTCGATGGAGAGCCCCTGGGGGCCGATCAGTATCCCCTCTTTTTCGAGATTTGGGGCCGGAAGAGCCCATACGGCGTCGTTACGGTCGTTCCGGAGAGCATCCCGGAAAAGCTGAAGGCCTTTCTGGTTGTGGGCGGCAATCCCTTGATTTCCATGCCGGACAGCAACGCCTTCCGGGAAGCCTTCAGAAAGCTTGACCTCCTGGTCGTCCATGACATGTTCATGACGGAAACGGCCAGGGAGGCCCATTATGTTTTGCCCGCCTGCTCCCACCTGGAAAAGTGGGGGGTGGCCTATACTTACAACGTCTGTCACTGTGTCCCGTACCTCATGTTGCGGAAAAAGTGTATCGAGCCCCTCCATGAGAGTTGGTCTGAGTGGAAGTTCTATACCGAGCTCGCCGGACGCCTGGGCCTGGGGGACCTTTTCCCCTGGAAGTCTGAAGAAGAGTTGGTGTCCTTCGAGTTGGCTCCATCCGGGCTCACCTTTGATTATCTTCTGAATGAGAAGCCCGAAGGAGATTACTACCAGCAAAAGCAGTATGCCATCACCGAAGACCAATTCAAGACCCCATCCCGCAAGATCGAGATCTACAGCGAGGCACTTGAGCGGGTCGGTTTCAGTCCTTTGCCGGATTACCGGGAGCCCGAGCGAAGCCCCATGCAGTGGTCCAAGGAGTTACTGGAGAAATATCCCCTGATCCTTACGACCGGAAGCCGGAACTACTATTACACCCACAGCCAGCACCGAAACGTGGAGGCCCTCCAGGAAAAGAATCCGGAGCCCTATGCCGAGATCGGTCCCGAGACCGCTTTGAAATACGGCATTCGGGAGGGTGACAGGATCATCATTGAGACCAACCGGGGCAGGGTCCGCATGAAGGCCCACGTGGAGGAGAGGGTCGCCGAAGGGGTGGTGTTCGTACCTCATGGGTGGCCGGGGGAGGCGAACGCCAACCTCCTGACCGACGCTCAGTGCCGGGAGTGCATCCTGGGCTATCCGGATATGAAGTCCCTTCAGTGCAGCATTCGGAAGGAATGAGGGATCAGAGGTAGAACAGGCCCTCTTAAAACCAGGGAAAAGCTATTCAGTAAACGGCGCGGCAAATGCGCCGTTTGTTGTTTCCACCGCGGGGAACTTTTTTGGGTTGACATAGCCTTTATTGTCGTTTATTATGGGAAACAATTGTTTGCTATAGAGAACATAGGCGGTTTTTCCCATGAAAAGTGATTTCAAAAGGGTCCCCGCGGTCGAAAAATGTTTCGGGATACTGGATGTGCTGTCCAGTTCCAGGAATCCCATGGGCATCAGCGAACTGGCCAAGAACCTCAACTACAACAAGAGCACCGTTTTCAATATCGTCAATACGTTGACCAATCTGGGCGTCCTTGAAAGGGTGGAGGGAAACAGGTTCCATTTCGGCACTACCCTTTACCTCCTGGGCAGGGCGGCCTGTAACAGATCCAAACTCATACAGACCGTTCATCCCTTTTTGGAAAAGATCAACGAGCAGACCAAGCTTTCCGCCTTCCTGGGTATCCGGTCCGGCCTGCGGGCCGTGATCCTGGACAAGGTGGATTCCGCTTTCGATATCCGGATATCCAGCGATATCGGGATGAGGCTCCCCCTTCTTGCAGGGGCCGGCGGGAGGGCCCTCCTTTCCCTGCTCAAGGACGAGGAGATCGATGAGATCCTTGCATCAGGGGAGCTCAAGAAGTTCACCGATAAGTCGTGCGTGGAGAAAGAAGAATATAAAAGGCAGGTCATAAGGGTGCGCGAAGAAGGCATCGCCCTTGATGACGAGGAATATATCGATGGGATCTTCGCTTTCGCCGTTCCACTTCGGATCCCCACAAACGATCTTCAGGCCGCCATATGGGCCGTGGGCCTGAAGAAGTTGGTTCCCGATCAGGTTATCAGTGAATATTCGGAATTTCTCAAGCAGGCGGCGGCTGAGATCGAGAGCCGTTTCTTCATCGAAGAACAATGGGAGAAGTAAAAAAGGTAAGGACGGTCTGTCGCAGTTGCCACGGAGGGTGCGGAGTCATCGCCCACGTGAAGGATGGCAAAGTGATCAAGGTGGAGGGAGACCCGGATTCCCCCATCAGTTACGGCACCCTGTGCAGCAAGGGGCTGGCTGTCACTCAGTTGGCCTACCACCCGGATCGAATCCTCCACCCGATGAAGAAGGTTGAAGGGACATGGGAGCGGATTACCTGGGACGAGGCCCTGGATACCATTGCCGGGAAATTCAAAAAGGTGATCAACGAATATGGTCCCGAATACATTGTTGTCGGCCAGGGAACGGGTCGGGACTACGAGAGCCATCTTTATCGATTCGCAAATCTTTTGGGGACACCAAACGTGCTCACGGCAGGTCACATGTGTTATGTGTCTAGGGTGGCCTCGACCCTCATCACCTGCGGAAATCTGCCCATTTGTGATTACCGGGGCAACCCCAAGTGCATTATCATGTGGGGTTGCAATCCCCAGTGGAGCAACCCGGACGAGTACAAGGGGGTGGACTTCTGGAAGGCTTACAAGAAGGGGGCCAGGCTTATTTGCGTGGATCCCAGGGAAGGATTCGTGGCCAAGAAAGCCGATCTCTGGCTCCAGCTTCGCCCTGGAACGGATGCCGCCTTGGCCATGGGTTTCCACCATGTGATCATCGAGGAAGAACTCTATGACAAGGAGTTTGTGGACAACTACGTCCATGGTTGGGATGCCTTCAAGGAGCGGGTCGAGGAGTATCCCCCTGAGCGGGTGGAGGAGATCACCTGGGTGGACAGGGAACTCATCAGGAAGGCAGCGAGGATGTATGCCACCACCAAGCCTGCCTGCATCCACTGGGGCGTTCCGACGGAACAGACCATCAACTGCGCCGATTGCACCCGGATCATGACAGGGCTCATGGCGGCCACGGGAAACCTGGATGCCCCGGGGGGAAACGTACTCTACGTGAATCCTCCCACCCGAACGGTCGCCGAATTCGCCCGCCATAGGGACCTTTCCCCGCAGCAGCGGGCCAAGCGGCTTGGGGGAGACCAGTTCAAGCTCGGTGCCCGGGTGGCATTGATCAACCCCAAGAAAGCGTGGGATTCCATCCTTACGGGTGAGCCTTACCGACTCAAGGCGGGCATTCTTTGCGGGACCAATCCGGTGATCACCAGGGCCAATGCCAGAGAGGCCTATGAGGCCCTTAAGAGACTGGAGTTCCTGGTCGTCATCGATTTCTTCCTGACACCGACGGCGGAGCTGGCCGACATCTTTCTCCCGGCAGGGACCTGGCTCGAGCAGAACCACGTGGCCGACAACTGGAAGCGTCACGGTTTCGTCCTGGCCAGGCAGAAATGTGTAGAGGTCGGCGAGGCCTGGCAGGACCACAAGATCTTCCTGGAATTGGGCAAGAGGATGGGGCAGGAATGGTGGGACACGGTGGAGGATGCCCTGGATTACCTCCTTGAACCCACGGGATTGACCTGGGAGGAATTCAAGGAGAAAGGTTATCTCCGGGGGGAAATGGTGTACCGGAAGTACAGGGAAAGGGGTTTTTCAACACCGACCGGAAAAGTGGAACTCTACTCGACGGTTCTCGAAAAATGGGGATACGACCCATTGCCGAAGTACAGGGAGATTCCGGAAAGTCCGGTCTCAAGGCCTGATTTGGCGGAGAAGTACCCCTATATCCTCAATGCAGGGTTGCGGACACCCACTTTTTTCCATTCCGCCAATCGTATGATCCCGTGGCTGAGGGAAATCCGCCCAGATCCCATTGTGGAGATCCACCCCGATACAGCCAAGAAACACGGGATCCGGGAGGGCGACTGGGTCTATATCGAGTCTCCGAGGGGCCGGATCAAGGAGAGGGCGAAGTTGAACGACGGCATTGATCCCAGGGTGGTTGTTGCGGAGCATGGTTGGTGGTACCCCGAGGACAAGGACCCGCAACACGGGTGGGACGTATCCAACATCAACATTCTTACAGACAATGCTTACGAGACCCTGGATCCCGCAATCGGGTCGACCAATCTGAGAGTCTGCCTGTGTACGATCTACCCCTGCAATGAGGCCTCCTGATTCCAACGGTGGGAGCAGAGGCGGCGGGAATCAACCGAAGGGAGTGTCCGGGGGGATCAGAGAGGAGTCAATGGAGACCTGGACGGATCCTAAAACCGGCTTGGAATGGCAATGCGAATCCCCCGGCGAGATGAGTTGGTACGCCGCGGTTGAATACGCCGGGTCGCTCTCTTTGCAGGGCAGGGAGGATTGGCGTTTACCCACACTTCGCGAGTTGGAAACCCTCCTGGACAGGAGGAGATATCGGCCGGTGGTTCGTGAAGAGGTCCCTTTCAGGGACACCTTGAGTTACTGGTCGTCCACGACCTTCGGGCATTCCACGCAGAATGCCTGGATCGTGATGTTCGACGGTGCTTATCTGCTCAGTTATCCCAAGCGCAACGCTTATCATGTCCGATGCGTGCGTGGTGGAATGAACATCAGTGAGGAAGGAGCGATATGGGTGAAATCTCTTTGATGTTTTTCAGGAAGGATTGCATGGGCTGCCATGCCTGTGAGGTGGCCTGCAAGCAGGAACACGGGCTCGGCGTGGGCCCCCGCCTCGTGAGGGTGATCGAGAGGGCGCCCGTTTTTACGCCTATCTACTGTCATCATTGTGCCGGGGCCCCTTGTAAGGAGGCGTGTCCTGTTGAGGCCATTTTCAGAAACGGGAAAGGGATCGTGTGGATCGACCCGGAGGTCTGCATCGGGTGCAAGGCCTGCATGGAGGCCTGTCCCTTTGGTGCCATGCAGTTCGACGATGAAACGGAAACGGCGGTAAAATGTGACCTTTGCCAGGATCGGCTGGAAAAAAACCTAGGCCCCGCCTGTGCAAGTGTCTGTCCCACTGGGTGCATAGTCTGGGGGGACTCCAAGACCCTGAGCGAGGAGGCTGTCGCGCGGGCCATGGCCCTTTAGCCTTCAACGTCCTCAGCGTCCCTTATCAACCTTTGCCTGCCTGGTCCATATGCCGAAGATATCCATCCACGATCTCTCCGGCGGGGAGGCCGAATAGTTCTGCATATGATTTCAGGAAGCCTTTCAGGAAGATCAAGGGAGGAAGGTCGTTGAAGCGGTCTTCTTCCAAGGCGGTTATGGTGGACACGTTGATCCGGGTGACCTCGAAGACCTCTTGTATCTGGATGCCCAAGGCTTCCCGGATTTCTTTCAGGTCTGCTCCGGAAATCCTGTCCTTGGAGAGAATCCCTTCGAAATCCATCTCGGACCTCCTCTCCAGAATTTTGTTCTTTATGCGGTTCAGTATCCCGGATCGGGCCTCAGCGGAACCCGAGGCGAAGAGGGGAACAGGTTCTTTTGTTCTCCCGCCCATCGCCTCGGCGGCGTCGATGTCTCCTTTCTCAGCGAGATGTCTTTCGTAAGCAGCTCTCTTTTCCTCATCGATCAGGGTGGCGAAGGCCTCCTCGATTCTCTCCAGGATCCTGGTCCGTTCCTCTTCGGAAAACAGGGCGTAAGTGCTCAGGGAATCCCGGTCGTAAAGGGCAAGGGCCTCTCGGTAGGCTTGGCGGATTTCAAAAGGTGAGGCATCGATGGGGACGTCCAGAACTTCGTAGTAATTCAGTTTTTCGAAATTCCTGTCCATGCCCTAAGCCTTTGCCGCCGCCAGGTGCCCGTTTCCGGCCACCTTCTCAGCGATGTTCCGCAAGGCCACGGCCGTGGGCGTATGGGGGTAGATGTCGATGAACACCTTTTTGGAAGAGATGGCGTCATGGACCCTCTCATCGTAAGTGACGTTTTCCAGGAACTGGAAGCGGGAATGGAAATGACGGTTGCAGACCTTCTGTATCTTGTCTCCGAGGCAGGAATCGGTCTGTTTTCGGCACTGGTTCAGGATGAATTTCAGATGAAGTTCACTGAGACGTTGGCGAAGGATCTTTCCTTTTTCGCTGTTCTGGCGGCAGATAAGGTCGATGAAGTCGGAAGGGGATTGGAGGTGCTTGGTCTCTACAACCCCTTCCCCGTTATCTGCTTCGCCCGGATCGATGGACTCCTGCTTGAGGATTTGCTTGATTTTTCTGTAATAGGCCGCCTTGATGAAACGGAAGGTGTTTTCAATGGAGGTGGGTTCCGGAGTTACCACGAAGAGCCCCACGTTGGAGATCAGGAAGAAGTCCAGAGTATTGAAATTCGTGCCCGCCCCAAGGTCCAGAAGGATGTAGTCGAAAGGAAGCCGCTGGATTGCGCGGATGATCTTCAACTTTTGGGCGTAGAAGAGGTTGGCAATCTCCATGGAGCAATCCGAGGAGGTGATTACGTAAAGGTTGGGAATACAGGTGGGGACGACGGCGGCGGCCAGATCCGAAAACGCCTTGTCCAGGAAGTCATGAAGGCCGGTCTTGGGGTTGTGGAGGCCAAGGAGGGTATGGAGATTGGATCCCCCGAGGTCCAGGTCCACGAGGACGACCTTTTTCCCTCCCTTTGCTATCAAGGCTCCCAGGTTTGCGGTTATGAAACTTTTACCGCTGCCTCCCTTTCCTCCGCCGATGGGAAAAATCTGAGGCATTCCCTTTCTCCCGCTAAGGATTGATGGTGCGCTGTTTCAATTCACGGTCGAATTGCCTGCCTGCAGGCGCGCGGACCGCCTTCAAAGAAGGATCGTTGAAAGACCCCGTTACATGGGGAAAATTCAAGCCGCTTCAGGCGGTGGATCTTTAATTTTAGCCCGGTGCGTTTATCCTACGCACGTTGGCATCATCCCTGGCATGAGAAATTAGGAATCGGGTGCCGAGCGATTCCAGGGAGACCATGGGGATCTTAATTCAAGACGTTCACCTCGGGGAAAAGCCAATTATTGGTGTAGTTTCCCTATTAGAACCACTAAGCTTAAAATAAACTCCGGGAAATCATACAGTTATCGCTGTGATTGTCAAATGTTTTTTTGAGGGATCGGATTGCGGATGCCGTGTCAGGCAAAAGAACTTTTGACCATCCCCCAAAAAAGGGGTAATGGATTCGGGAATAGCGAAGGAGGAAATATCATCCATGCGTCCCTTGAAAAAATTGATCGCTTTCTTTTTCCTGTTCCTGGTAATCGCCCAACCGCAGGCCGTCCTGGGATCTTCCCGGGCCTTGAACCTTGATGTCAAGGAATTCACCCTTAAGAACGGAATGCTCTTTCTCGTGGTCGAGAGGCATTCCACCCCCCAGGTCGCCTGCCGCCTGGCGATACGGGCGGGCTCAGCCCTGGAGGACAGGGGAAAGACCGGCATCGCCCACCTGCTGGAACATATGATGTTCAAGGGCACTAACAACTTCGGAACACTGGACCCTGAACGAGACAGAAGACTCCAGGAGCAGATCGAAGCGGCCTACCAGATCATACGTAAAGAGGAACAGAAACGAAACCCGGATCGATCCTTGATCAGGGCCAAGAAGAAAGAGATGAACAGGCTTCGTCTGGAGGTACAGAAGATCTTCGTCCCCCAGGCCTTCTCATCCCAACTGGCCAGAAACGGCGCGGTAGGGGTGAATGCCTTCACGACCAAAGATCAGACACAGTTCAAGGCATCGGTCCCTTCGGATATGATCGAGCAGTGGTTTTCAATAGTGAGCGAGCAGATTTTCGAACCCTCATGGAGGGAGTTTTACGTGGAAAAGGAGGTGGTCCAGAGGGAATGGGCCTACCGTTATGTGAACAACCCCGGCGGGGCCGCCTGGCTGGATCTCTATGCCACGGCCTATACCGCTCACCCTTACCGGAGTCCGGTCATCGGGTGGAAGTCGGACATGGAGTGGTACAGCACCGCCGATGCCGTTGCATTCCACCGTAAATACTACAATCCCGCAAACGCCGTCTGCGTCCTGGTCGGGGACGTGACCCTCGAGAGGGCCCGGAAGCTGGCCGAGATCTACTTCGGGCGTTACCCCGCGGGAGAGCGCGCCCCTGAACGGGTCACCCGGGAACCGGAACAGGAGGGGCCCAGGCGCAGTGTACGTTACTTGAAAGGGGCACGTACACCGCTTCTGAGGATCGGCTTTCACGGAGCCGCCATGGGGACCCGGGATTTTTACGCCCTGGATGCCCTGACCATGGTCCTGAGCCGGGGCCGGAGCGCCCGGCTTACCCGTGAAATCGTGGACAAGGGCCTTGCGGCAAGCGCCTGGGCCTACAATCCGGACAATCGCTACGGCGGCCTGGTGATCCTTGGAGGGACGCCCAACGAACCGGAGGTCCTAAAGAACAACAAATCTCTCCCTGAAAAAGAAAGGCGAGAGGCCTATCTAAAGGCCTGCGAGGACCTTGAAACCCTGCTCCTTTCCCAATTGGATCGGATGCGGACTGAACCGGTTCTCAAACGGGAACTCGAGAGGATCAAGAAACTCAATTACCGGGACTTTCTCGACAGGATGCGAAGCAATGAGGAACTGGCCGGCACCCTGGCCACGGTCGAGGTCCAGATCAGGTGGCGATACCTCCTGGACTACCTGGATGAGATCTCAAAGGTCACCCCTGAAGATATCAGGAGGGTGGCCCGCAAATATTTGGTGCCCGAGAAGAGGACCACTGTATTCGTGATCCCCGGCGGGAGGCCGGAGCGCCCTCCCGAGCCCTATGAAGAGGTGCGTTCCCTCAGTAGGCCCGAAGCGAGGAAAGCATTGGGCCCCCCCGGGGACTTCACCAATCATTCACGCTATCCTACACCGCCTGGTTGGAAACATCCCTTGTCCTTTGACCGCAGGCCGGAGAAGATCTGCTATCCCAAGGCGCAAAAGGCGCAGGTCGGAGGAGCCACCCTCTTTTATTTGCCCGATCACGAGCTTCCCCTGATCGATATCGCCATCCTCGTGAAGGCCGGCTCTGTGGACGTGGCCGATTCCAGTGCGGGCCTCACGCAGCTCTTGGAAGAAACCCTTGTGCGGGGAGGCACTGATAGGTTGACTCCCCGGGAACTGGCCGAAGAATTGGATGACAACGCCATTCACCTAACCGTGTCCGTAAGAGAAGAGGAGAGTGTGATCCGTCTTTCAGTCATGAAGGAAGACTGGAAGAAGGGACTCTCGCTCCTGGGAGAGGTTTTGACCCGTCCGCGGTTCGATTCGGAGATCCTCGATGTGGCCCGGAATCGGATCCTCACTGCCCTCAAGCGCCAGGGCGGAAATGCCCGGGCGGTCTCCAGCCGGGAGGCCAGGATATGGCACTTTAAGGGACATCCCTACGGGCGGGATCCTCTCCTCGCACTAAAGACTCTACCCCGGATTACAAGGGAGGACTTGCGAAGGTTCCTTGAGACCTATTTCACCCCTTCGAACATGGTCGTGACCGTTGCGGGGGATATCGGCAGAGAGAGGGTGGTAAAGGATATGGAAGATTTTCTCAAGGAATTTCCTAAGAATGCCCCGCCCGTCCGGAAATTGGGGACTCCGGAGGAAACCCCGCCCGTGTTGGCTTTGATCCACAAACCGGGCCAGGTCCAGTCCCAGGTCATCATGATGCTCCCGGGGGTCCGGCGCATAAACCCCGATTACTGGAAGATCAACCTGCTCATGGATGTCTTCGGCGGGAGCGATTCCCTCCTGTACAAGCGTCTCAGGGACGATTTGGGGCTGGTTTACGCCGCCGCATTCTTTGAGACCTACCGCTGGGAGGCGGGAATGCTGATGGGTTATATCGGGTGCAAGGGTGACAAGACCTCCAGGGCCGTGGAAGAGACGATAAGAATCATGGAGTCCCTGCGAAGTAAGATCCCGGAGCAGGATGTTGAGCAAAAACGCCTGGATATCCTGAACAGTTTCGTCTTCAACGTAGATTCGCCCACTGCCTTGGTGGAGGTGTACGGCCGATACCAGCTTAGGGGGGAACCGCTCGATACTTTGGAGCGGATCCAGGACGTAACCATGAAAGTGAAAAGGGAGGAGCTCGAGGGACTAGCGAAGAA
This window contains:
- a CDS encoding acyl--CoA ligase, giving the protein MEIYKGLDVGMVLERGASAVPDKVAVVDGERRITYRELNAMADALACSFSALGFEKGDRVAIYMKSSIEFIVTFYALEKLGVIVAWVNPNYRRAEAEFILRNSGAKGVAVFREWDGYDYLEAIRELRGNLPELEKIILVGEGEGEGVHRFEDLVEQGRSGTYSRPVIRPEEDLAMLIYTSGTTGRPKGAMITHYQSVRAGWQYSLGVKATSEDVFLGVLPMSHSYGCGALLIQPLLLQSTLVLMEKFEPEKAFSLIEKEKVTLQPAAPAHYILELNHPARKKYDLSSLRAGLIAGQVAPEGLITEVEREMNVYLTSFWGASEVGPGVGIMCPYPSSLEVREAYIGRPIADTRVRVVDPETREELPEGQVGELTLSGWHVLKGYWRNPEETRKQIIDGWLHMGDLVSREKDDYFKIYGRTKDLINRGGYKIYPYELESLLADHPDVEEVCVVATPNPVLGESTCACVIPKPGHEVTLKSLRDFLKGKVAPHKLPDELCVMSSFPRLSGGVKLNKFGKGGIAELARQDEHRERYRN
- a CDS encoding molybdopterin-dependent oxidoreductase, whose product is MAKTEVILTDCTLCYHSCGCKVSVENGRAVKVEGLESHPINRGKLCPKGEAALENIYHPDRLKYPLKRTANGFERIGWDQALDEIAAVLDRLRRDYGPQVLGVFSGSIGVENLEMAGLTQRFKAAYGSPNFFSVESVCYRMRIRTRQMTFGKYPTEELDSKLYILWGHNPDASDFPLKLALEENLAKGSKLVVIDPKRIPLADRADMYLQIRPGTDGALALAMIHVIINEELYDKEFVEKYTLGFDRLVPHIQQYSPEWAEKVTWVSAEDIRKLARLFAGTKGAGIYQGTCTQDQTANGTQNSRAFSILQAITGNINVPGGWVISPRLAFGNVGLRVDGEPLGADQYPLFFEIWGRKSPYGVVTVVPESIPEKLKAFLVVGGNPLISMPDSNAFREAFRKLDLLVVHDMFMTETAREAHYVLPACSHLEKWGVAYTYNVCHCVPYLMLRKKCIEPLHESWSEWKFYTELAGRLGLGDLFPWKSEEELVSFELAPSGLTFDYLLNEKPEGDYYQQKQYAITEDQFKTPSRKIEIYSEALERVGFSPLPDYREPERSPMQWSKELLEKYPLILTTGSRNYYYTHSQHRNVEALQEKNPEPYAEIGPETALKYGIREGDRIIIETNRGRVRMKAHVEERVAEGVVFVPHGWPGEANANLLTDAQCRECILGYPDMKSLQCSIRKE
- a CDS encoding IclR family transcriptional regulator — its product is MKSDFKRVPAVEKCFGILDVLSSSRNPMGISELAKNLNYNKSTVFNIVNTLTNLGVLERVEGNRFHFGTTLYLLGRAACNRSKLIQTVHPFLEKINEQTKLSAFLGIRSGLRAVILDKVDSAFDIRISSDIGMRLPLLAGAGGRALLSLLKDEEIDEILASGELKKFTDKSCVEKEEYKRQVIRVREEGIALDDEEYIDGIFAFAVPLRIPTNDLQAAIWAVGLKKLVPDQVISEYSEFLKQAAAEIESRFFIEEQWEK
- a CDS encoding molybdopterin-dependent oxidoreductase; its protein translation is MGEVKKVRTVCRSCHGGCGVIAHVKDGKVIKVEGDPDSPISYGTLCSKGLAVTQLAYHPDRILHPMKKVEGTWERITWDEALDTIAGKFKKVINEYGPEYIVVGQGTGRDYESHLYRFANLLGTPNVLTAGHMCYVSRVASTLITCGNLPICDYRGNPKCIIMWGCNPQWSNPDEYKGVDFWKAYKKGARLICVDPREGFVAKKADLWLQLRPGTDAALAMGFHHVIIEEELYDKEFVDNYVHGWDAFKERVEEYPPERVEEITWVDRELIRKAARMYATTKPACIHWGVPTEQTINCADCTRIMTGLMAATGNLDAPGGNVLYVNPPTRTVAEFARHRDLSPQQRAKRLGGDQFKLGARVALINPKKAWDSILTGEPYRLKAGILCGTNPVITRANAREAYEALKRLEFLVVIDFFLTPTAELADIFLPAGTWLEQNHVADNWKRHGFVLARQKCVEVGEAWQDHKIFLELGKRMGQEWWDTVEDALDYLLEPTGLTWEEFKEKGYLRGEMVYRKYRERGFSTPTGKVELYSTVLEKWGYDPLPKYREIPESPVSRPDLAEKYPYILNAGLRTPTFFHSANRMIPWLREIRPDPIVEIHPDTAKKHGIREGDWVYIESPRGRIKERAKLNDGIDPRVVVAEHGWWYPEDKDPQHGWDVSNINILTDNAYETLDPAIGSTNLRVCLCTIYPCNEAS
- a CDS encoding DUF1566 domain-containing protein; the encoded protein is METWTDPKTGLEWQCESPGEMSWYAAVEYAGSLSLQGREDWRLPTLRELETLLDRRRYRPVVREEVPFRDTLSYWSSTTFGHSTQNAWIVMFDGAYLLSYPKRNAYHVRCVRGGMNISEEGAIWVKSL
- a CDS encoding 4Fe-4S binding protein — translated: MGEISLMFFRKDCMGCHACEVACKQEHGLGVGPRLVRVIERAPVFTPIYCHHCAGAPCKEACPVEAIFRNGKGIVWIDPEVCIGCKACMEACPFGAMQFDDETETAVKCDLCQDRLEKNLGPACASVCPTGCIVWGDSKTLSEEAVARAMAL